The following is a genomic window from Etheostoma spectabile isolate EspeVRDwgs_2016 unplaced genomic scaffold, UIUC_Espe_1.0 scaffold00014738, whole genome shotgun sequence.
tttttgtctccttttcacCACCTTTTCGTCACCTTTTCGTCTCTTTTTTATCTccttttcgttgcctttttgtctcctttttgtagCCTCTTTGTCACCTTTTCATCACCTATTCCTCCCCTTTTAGTTGCTTTCCGTTgccttttttgttgcctttgttGTTGCCTTGTTGTCATGGTAACTGCAGACataggactctggttacctggtcctcaggtctctgcagggtaaatccagacagctagctagactatctgtccaatctgagtttgtgttgacgactaaaacaacttctgaacctacacatgttccaccaaaacaactcccctccctgagacTATtcagcagcggcaccgtggctccgtccggcgcttagccccgcccaatgtgattgtgattggtttaaagaaatgccaatgaaccagagcccgtgtggactcaccagaccctcctccggcgcgctgtggaggaaggtctggctagaaAGAGGGTGACGGCTCCGCTTCGTCTCCCGCAGGTGTTCACGTTCGGCTGGAGAGAGGACATCCGGGTGGGCGACCCCATGCACACCAAGAAGGTCTGCTTCGACGCCGTGTCCCACAACAGCCCCGTCACCCTGTACGACTGCCACGGCATGAAGGGGAACCAGCTGTGGCGCTACAGAGAGGTACGGCAGAGGAAAACCAACACCCACGTCAAAAATG
Proteins encoded in this region:
- the LOC116679475 gene encoding polypeptide N-acetylgalactosaminyltransferase 10; translation: EGLARKRVTAPLRLPQVFTFGWREDIRVGDPMHTKKVCFDAVSHNSPVTLYDCHGMKGNQLWRYREDKTLYHAVSNSCIDSSPSERRVFMNTCDASSASQRWLFERTNATVLEHFNRGGAN